Proteins from a single region of Artemia franciscana chromosome 2, ASM3288406v1, whole genome shotgun sequence:
- the LOC136043996 gene encoding proteasomal ATPase-associated factor 1-like, giving the protein TFLILQLERLLRTLQGHLGEVRVVKFFPSGIVVLSGGADFQLKVWCAKTGSCAATFKGHSAAISDVGIVERGRNIVSVSKDGTAKLWDCGKSECIATVYAETGVITSCALLNAPNDFDLKFPSGTAHEREVGTEKKLLVLAKEDGSLICVSLFTRQVLFTRKMPSVINTVVSDSHLIYAGCDDGTIIVLNPSHHEEPRFLSQLCSSSVYSILPFKSGFISSHRDGTVIYIDFRNPLLHTQLTGSYCDPVLKVVTDGECVFTCCRDGVIRKFSAKAI; this is encoded by the coding sequence ACATTTTTGATACTGCAACTGGAAAGGCTTTTGAGAACACTTCAAGGTCATTTGGGTGAGGTTAGGGTAGTGAAGTTTTTTCCATCTGGAATTGTTGTTTTATCTGGTGGCGCTGACTTTCAGCTTAAAGTATGGTGTGCTAAGACTGGGTCTTGTGCAGCTACATTTAAAGGTCATTCAGCAGCCATTTCTGATGTAGGAATAGTTGAAAGAGGCCGTAATATTGTCAGTGTATCAAAAGATGGAACTGCCAAACTTTGGGATTGTGGCAAGTCTGAATGTATAGCCACAGTCTATGCAGAAACTGGAGTTATAACAAGTTGTGCCCTGCTTAATGCTCCAAATGATTTTGACTTGAAATTTCCAAGTGGTACAGCACATGAAAGGGAAGTTGGAACAGAGAAGAAGCTGCTAGTCTTGGCCAAAGAAGACGGGAGCCtaatttgtgtttctttatttactcGTCAAGTGCTTTTCACTAGAAAGATGCCATCAGTGATCAATACTGTTGTATCAGATAGCCACTTAATTTATGCAGGATGTGATGATGGAACCataattgttttaaatcccTCTCATCATGAGGAACCACGTTTTCTTAGTCAGCTATGCTCCAGTTCGGTCTATTCCATCCTTCCATTTAAGTCAGGATTCATTTCGTCTCACAGGGATGGCACTGTGATCTATATCGATTTTAGGAACCCATTATTACATACTCAGTTGACAGGGTCTTATTGTGATCCCGTCCTTAAAGTTGTAACTGATGGAGAATGTGTGTTCACATGTTGTAGGGATGGTGTTATTCGTAAATTCAGTGCGAAAgctatttaa